In the genome of Xyrauchen texanus isolate HMW12.3.18 chromosome 33, RBS_HiC_50CHRs, whole genome shotgun sequence, one region contains:
- the ppp2r2d gene encoding serine/threonine-protein phosphatase 2A 55 kDa regulatory subunit B delta isoform yields MMAGVGGSNDFQWCFSQVKGAIDEDVAEADIISTVEFNYSGELLATGDKGGRVVIFQREQESKNRPLSRGEYNVYSTFQSHEPEFDYLKSLEIEEKINKIRWLPQQNAAHFLLSTNDKTIKLWKISERDKRAEGYNLKDEDGRLRDQYRITSLRVPVLMPMDLMVEASPRRIFANAHTYHINSISVNSDYETYLSADDLRINLWHLEITDRSFNIVDIKPANMEELTEVITAAECHPHQCNVFVYSSSKGTIRLCDMRAGALCDRHSKFFEEPEDPSSRSFFSEIISSISDVKFSHSGRYMMTRDYLSVKVWDLNMENRPVETYQVHEYLRSKLCSLYENDCIFDKFECCWNGSDNAIMTGSYNNFFRMFDRNTRRDITLEASRENSKPRAMLKPRKVCTGGKRKKDEISVDSLDFNKKILHTAWHPKENVIAVAATNNLYIFQDKIN; encoded by the exons CGGACATTATCTCAACTGTTGAATTTAACTATTCTGGGGAGTTACTAGCCACAGGAGACAAAGGGGGAAGAGTCGTCATATTTCAGCGGGAACAGGAG AGTAAAAACCGCCCACTCTCGAGAGGGGAATACAATGTGTACAGCACTTTTCAGAGTCACGAACCTGAGTTTGATTACTTGAAAAGTTTAGAAATTGAGGAGAAGATCAATAAAATCAGATGGCTCCCGCAACAGAACGCTGCACACTTTCTGCTCTCCACAAACG ACAAAACCATTAAACTATGGAAGATCAGTGAAAGGGACAAACGAGCGGAAGGATACAACCTTAAAGACGAAGATGGAAGACTGCGAGATCAGTATCGAATCACATCACTACGG GTTCCTGTATTGATGCCGATGGACTTGATGGTGGAAGCCAGCCCGCGCAGAATATTTGCAAACGCACATACATATCACATCAATTCCATTTCAGTAAATAGTGATTATGAAACATACCTTTCTGCAGACGACCTCAGAATAAACCTCTGGCATTTAGAAATCACAGATAGAAGTTTTA ACATTGTAGATATTAAGCCAGCCAATATGGAAGAGCTGACAGAGGTGATAACAGCGGCTGAGTGCCACCCACACCAGTGTAATGTCTTTGTATACAGCAGTAGTAAAGGAACCATCCGCCTCTGTGACATGAGGGCCGGCGCGCTTTGCGATAGACATAGCAAAT TTTTTGAGGAGCCAGAAGACCCCAGCAGTCGGTCGTTCTTCTCGGAAATCATCTCTTCCATATCTGACGTCAAGTTCAGCCATAGTGGCAGATACATGATGACCCGGGATTACCTCTCTGTGAAGGTCTGGGATCTGAACATGGAGAACCGGCCTGTAGAGACCTACCAG GTACACGAGTATCTACGTAGCAAGTTGTGCTCGCTCTACGAGAATGACTGCATTTTCGACAAGTTTGAGTGCTGTTGGAATGGTTCAGACAA TGCCATTATGACTGGTTCCTACAACAACTTCTTCAGGATGTTTGACAGGAACACGCGCAGGGACATCACATTGGAGGCCTCACGGGAGAACAGTAAACCCCGTGCCATGCTCAAACCGCGCAAGGTCTGCACCGGCGGCAAACGGAAGAAAGACGAAATCAGCGTGGATAGCCTGGACTTCAATAAGAAGATCCTACACACCGCCTGGCACCCGAAAGAGAACGTCATAGCTGTGGCCGCCACCAACAACCTGTATATATTCCAggacaaaattaattaa
- the bnip3 gene encoding BCL2/adenovirus E1B 19 kDa protein-interacting protein 3: MSTETKSAPEENLQGSWVELHFNNGGSNTPKGAAEEQSASTAPSGDLEKMLLDAQHESGRSSSRGSLPCDSPPRSQTPLHLRRGSEVHSSGEKNSSQSEEDYLERRREVEILMKKNADWIWDWSSRPENLQPKEFLLKHPKRSSTLSIRNTSMMKKGGIFSAEFLKVFLPSLVLSHILAVGLGVYIGRRLTTSGTF; this comes from the exons ATGTCGACCGAGACAAAAAGTGCACCCGAAGAAAACCTTCAGG GTTCCTGGGTGGAGCTGCATTTTAATAATGGAGGCAGCAACACGCCTAAAGGAGCTGCAGAGGAACAATCTGCCAGCACTGCTCCTAGTGGAGACCTGGAGAAAATGCTGCTGGATGCTCAGCACGAGTCAGGCAGGAGCAGCTCCAGGGGCAGCTTACCATGTGACAG TCCTCCAAGATCTCAGACTCCTTTGCATCTGCGCAGGGGCTCAGAAGTCCACAGCTCTGGAGAAAAAAACAGCTCACAG TCAGAGGAAGACTATCTGGAGCGCAGAAGAGAGGTGGAGATTCTGATGAAGAAAAACGCAGACTGGATATGGGATTGGTCAAGTCGTCCCGAAAACCTGCAGCCTAA GGAGTTTTTGCTGAAGCACCCGAAGCGCTCCAGCACCCTTAGCATAAGGAACACTAGTATGATGAAGAAGGGAGGTATCTTCTCGGCAGAATTCCTCAAAGTTTTCCTGCCCTCTCTGGTCCTTTCACACATCCTTGCTGTGGGTCTTGG GGTGTACATTGGAAGGCGTTTAACTACCTCTGGCACATTTTAA